A single Lolium perenne isolate Kyuss_39 chromosome 6, Kyuss_2.0, whole genome shotgun sequence DNA region contains:
- the LOC127308206 gene encoding lycopene beta cyclase, chloroplastic, producing MATTALLLRAHHPCNPSPPPPRTAIVCRAMASTAAAAAQALRSMAPPHRPELLSLDLPRYDPARSRPVDLAIVGGGPAGLAVAQRVAEAGLSVVSIDPSPGLVWPNNYGVWVDEFEAMGLTDCLDTVWPAASVYIDDTTSPKSLHRPYARVARRKLKSTMMDRCVAHGVAFHQAKVAKAVHNEASSLLICDDGVAIPATVVLDATGFARCLVQYDRPYNPGYQVAYGVLAEVDAHPFDIDKMLFMDWRDSHLPEGSAIKDRNTRIPTFLYAMPFSPTRIFLEETSLVARPGLAMDDIQERMAARLKHLGIRIRSVEEDERCVIPMGGPLPVLPQRVVGIGGTAGMVHPSTGYMVARTLATAPIVADAIVRYLDSGTGGVTGGDALAAEVWKELWPTDRRRQREFFCFGMDVLLKLDLPGTRRFFNAFFDLEPHYWHGFLSSRLFLPELLMFGLSLFANASNTSKLEIMAKGTLPLAKMVGNLIQDKDR from the coding sequence ATGGCCACCACCGCCCTCCTCCTCCGCGCCCACCACCCCTGCaacccctcgccgccgccgccgcgcacggCGATCGTCTGCCGGGCCATGGCATCcaccgccgccgcggccgcccAGGCGCTGCGCTCCATGGCCCCGCCGCACCGCCCGGAGCTGCTCTCCCTCGACCTACCCCGCTACGACCCGGCGCGCTCCAGGCCGGTCGACCTCGCCATCGTCGGCGGCGGTCCCGCAGGGCTCGCCGTCGCGCAGCGCGTCGCCGAGGCGGGCCTCTCCGTGGTCTCCATCGACCCCTCCCCGGGCCTCGTCTGGCCCAACAACTACGGCGTCTGGGTGGACGAGTTCGAGGCCATGGGCCTCACCGACTGCCTCGACACCGTCTGGCCCGCCGCCTCCGTCTACATCGACGACACCACCTCCCCCAAATCCCTCCACCGCCCCTACGCCCGCGTCGCGCGCCGCAAGCTCAAGTCGACCATGATGGACCGCTGCGTCGCGCACGGCGTCGCCTTCCACCAGGCCAAGGTCGCCAAGGCCGTGCACAACGAGGCCTCCTCCCTCCTCATCTGCGACGACGGCGTCGCCATCCCGGCCACCGTCGTCCTCGACGCCACCGGCTTCGCCCGCTGCCTCGTGCAGTACGACCGGCCCTACAACCCGGGCTACCAGGTCGCCTACGGCGTCCTCGCCGAGGTCGACGCCCACCCGTTCGACATCGACAAGATGCTCTTCATGGACTGGCGCGACTCGCACCTCCCCGAGGGGTCCGCCATCAAGGACCGAAACACCCGCATCCCCACCTTCCTCTACGCCATGCCGTTCTCGCCCACCAGGATCTTCCTCGAGGAGACCTCCCTCGTCGCGCGCCCGGGCCTCGCCATGGACGACATCCAGGAGCGCATGGCCGCCCGCCTGAAACACCTCGGCATACGCATCCGGAGCGTCGAGGAGGACGAGCGCTGCGTGATCCCCATGGGCGGGCCGCTGCCCGTGCTGCCGCAGAGGGTGGTCGGCATCGGCGGCACGGCCGGGATGGTGCACCCCTCCACGGGGTACATGGTGGCGCGCACGCTCGCCACCGCCCCCATCGTGGCAGACGCTATCGTGCGCTACCTCGATTCCGGCACTGGCGGCGTCACCGGCGGCGACGCGCTGGCCGCCGAGGTGTGGAAGGAGCTCTGGCCCACGGACAGGCGGAGGCAGAGGGAGTTCTTCTGCTTCGGAATGGACGTCCTGCTCAAGCTCGACCTCCCCGGCACGCGACGCTTCTTCAACGCGTTCTTCGACCTCGAGCCGCACTACTGGCACGGCTTCCTGTCCTCCAGGCTCTTCCTGCCCGAGCTCCTCATGTTCGGCCTCTCCCTCTTCGCAAACGCTTCCAACACCTCCAAGCTCGAGATCATGGCCAAGGGAACGCTGCCTCTTGCCAAGATGGTAGGCAACTTGATACAGGACAAGGATAGGTGA